The nucleotide sequence ATTTATGTGCGAATATTTGTCTGTTATAATATGAAAACTAAATGCGTCATATtgcgaagtattattattattattattattattattattattattattattattattaatgttatgatgatgatgatgatgatgatgattattattattattatcattattatcattattattattattattaatacctatggttattattattattattattattattattattattattatttttactagccaagctacaaccctagttggataagaaggctgctataagcccaacggctccaccagggaaaaataacccagtgaggaaaggaaataaggaaataaataaacgacgaggaaaaattaacaatgaattattctaaaaacactaacaacgtcaaaacagatatgtcataagaATTTATTTTGCCGTATTTGGAAAtagttaattttacaattttagtaataacttAATCAATAAATGAACTAGTAAGATTTCTTCAGATTcgaattttgaagaaaaaagaataatgctAGTTAATTCTTTAGGGTTGAATTTAAAGAAAATTGTAGAAGATAATGCAACTATATCActattaaaatttgcattaaaaagatataaatccttgaataaatgttgccaggcatttaccgtttttaaaacggatatagtgacgtaaaggagtgacattacggtcgcCAGCCTGTAAAAAGATATCAataaggtagggtaaaaattacggtcgcctgtattttactgaaatacggctgagaaaagtatattttcacggagaatttctaatttatatatatgtatatatatatatatatatatatatatgtatatataagatatcaacaaggtagggtagaaattacggtcgccggtattttactgaaatacgactgagaacagtatatttttacggaaaatttccgattaaaatcacagggttttattttatttttattttatatatatatatatatatatatatatagatagatagatagatagatatggtaaATTTTAGATGGGTTTTCCTATGAAGCTTACAGCTATTGCAAGTCAGATTTTGCGTGATTGGAAGGTTAAGTAGGGATTCCCTCTAAATTTGgttaatttaaatgttttaaatcGTTAGTCGGATTAATTAGTTTGAATGGTTAGAGCACTCTGCGTACTTCATTAAGCGAGTAGGTTTTAAGTGATTTTCGAGTTAATTAACACATGATTTATACTACTTGAAATTTGCGTGACCGGGAGATTGGCTTTTATAATTTGTAGTCGTTGTTGAAGTTATCGACGTCAAAGTTATTGTCgaaattattatcatcgttatcatagTCGTCAAAGTTGTTGTCGAAGTTATCGTCGTCGTCAAAGTTGTTGTCGAAGTTATCGTCGTCGTCAAAGTTGTTGTCGAAGTTATGATCATCGTCATCAAAGTTGTTGTCAAAGTTATCGTCGCGACAAAGTTGTTGTCGAAGTTATGATCATCGTTGTCAAAGTTTTCGTCGCGACAAAGTTGTTGTCGAAGTTATTCTTGTCGTCGTCAAAGTTGTCAAAGTTATCATAGTCGTCCTCAAAGTTCTTGTCGTCAAAGTTGTCGAAGTTATCATTGTCGTCGTCAAAGATGTTGTCGCATTTATCATCGTCGTCGTCAAAgttatcatcatcgtcgtcaaAGTTGTTGTAGAAGTTATCTTTGTCGTCCTCAAAGTTGTCATAGTCCTCGTTAAAGTTGTTGTCGAAGTTATCATTGTCGTCGTCAAAGTTGTTGTCGAAGTTGTTATCATCGTCGTCAAAGTTGTTGTCGAAAATATCATTATCGTCTTCAGAGTTCTTGTCGTCAAAGTTGTCGAAGTTATTATCGTCTTCGTCAAAGTTGTTGTcgaagttatcatcatcatcattaaagttGTTGTCGAGGTTATTATCGTCGTCGTCAAAGTTGATGTCGAAGTTATCATTGTTGTTGTCGAAgttatcatcatcgtcgtcaaAGTTGTTGTCGAAGTTATCATCGTCGTCGTCAAAGTTGTTGTCGAAGTTATCATCGTCGACATCAAAGTTATTGTCGAAGGTATCGTCGTCATCAAAGTTGGTGTCAAAGTTATAATCGTTGTCGTCAAAGTTGTCAAAGTTATCGTCGTCCAAAGTATTGTCAAAgttatcatcatcgtcgtcaaAGTTGTTGTTGAAGTTATCATCGTCGTCGTCAAAGTTGTTGTCGAAGTTATCATTGTTTCTGTCCTCATCCTTGTCCTTGTTGTCCTCTCCCTAAAAAAACTGTTAGAAGagaaaatatttactatttttaatCAATATCTAATAGATTATTCATAAAAGGTTTGATTCCTAATAGATTCCTGTACCTGATTTGGAATTTATTTCTTTAAGATGTGAAAGTTCCACTTATTTTTTGGCATAATCTTGCTCTGTTTGTTTACTGGAATATTTATGTTAAATTTATATGGTGTTGGGCATTATTCAAGGGATGATCATTGCACTACAGTAATTGAAAAGACCTTATTTTTCCGAGACTTgcgtgtattttttatttttttaatatttaatgtacATTAAAATGACAGCATATTTAACATAATTGTCAATTTAGAGTAAATTAGTTCATCTCCTTTGaagaaatatcagagagagagagagagagagagagagagagagagagagagagagagagctgaaggatTTTTAATTTAGCCCCCATACTTCAGAGAGAGGAATCTTTCCATCTTGCTTTCAGTCATTCATTGAAATGGGTGTATTATACCCTGATGAAGAGAGCTCGGTGTCTTCGCTTCATTCATCTTGAGGATTGGATCCTGGCTCCGGATCTATTCAGAGTGAAAATGATGGAAAGGTTTTTGGGAGTCGAAATGAACAGACAGAGGAAAAGAAACCTCGTGCTATTATTtagatatgaatatgtatgtatatatatatatatatatatataggtatgaatatatgtatatatatatgtatacatatgtatatagacatatatatatatatatatatacatatattatatatatgcatatatataatatatatatatatatataatatatatatatatatatatataaattatatatactgtatatatatatatatatattgtatatatatgcaaacagtatatatatatatatatatacacacaccacatatatatatatatatatataactaggctCTTGCTCTTTACTTGGCTTTCTATCATTCAGTGATGCATTTATTTTGCTTCTTCATTTCTTTATAGAGATAATCAAATTCACTTCATCCATCAAGCTTGTTCTGTAATTAGTCttatgataatgcttctttaaatgGATCTAAATAAGGCTATAAAACTTCGATAATACATCTATATTGAATTTTTAAAAAGCCAATAGctattgcttgaaagattggaaaatggtgagataaaaatggcaggcgtagtaaagattacagtgcTACGACTAAGATGGCGTGGACATgtattgagaatggatggtggggagggagtgaggaggtcaTGAGAGGAATTTGTTAGGGAAGATTGAGGAGGAGGTAGAGAATCAGATGGCGAGacgagatgaaggatgatatggagagaagagctccggtggaagaggatgcctttcatagaaggcattgatGTGGGTGGATCAGGcacccgaccccttaatgtaaagataactgTAGGAAAATGGAAGAGGTTTTGTTATCATAATTAAAACGATgatagtttttcatttatttcaaaacgAAATTAAAGAATTAATTTCGCTCTCTATTGTATGACGACATTCCTTTAGGCCCccctcactcttcttcttcttcttcttcttcttctgcatcttcttcttcttcttccttctcctcctccttctcctcctcctcttcctcctcctcctcattcttcttcttcttctcctcctcttcttcttcctcttcttcttctatatcttgttcttcttcttcctcatcttctttcttcttcttcttcttcttcttcttcttcttcttcttctcttcccattcttcttcttcttcctcttcttcttcttcttctcctcctcctcctattcttcttcttcttcttcgtcttctcctcctcctcctcctcctcccaaaaTGGTGACGATAATTATACAGCAAAGAAGACCTCCCAGAGGAGAATCCCTTTTCATTTGCTGGGATTCGCTCGGATGCTGCCGTGTGCTGCTGCACTGCTGCAAGGGGAAATGGAAAACTGTGTCACTTTTAATGAAGATTGATTGTCCACCGCCCAAATGGGCGTCCGTAATCGCTGGCATTTATGTAATACCTGGTCGTACCCATGAGGtggaactaatatttttttttatttgcgtatCGGGGTGATGAGGtgcatctaattttttttttttttttactatttgcgtatttcatttttttttgctatttgcgtatttcatattttttttttttttactatttgcgTATTGTAAGCAATGAGGTGgatctagtattttattttatttgagtaTCGTAAGTGATGAAATggattcaatatttttctttatttccgtaTCGTAAGCGACAAGGcggatctaatttttttttatatatattatttccgtaTCGTAAGCTATGAGCCGGacctaatattatttattatttgcgtATCATAATCAATGAGGCGGAtctaatatatttttgttatttgcagATCGTATTGTAAGCagttagataaaaagaaaattattattatttgcgtatCGTAATCGATGAGCCGGGAtctaa is from Palaemon carinicauda isolate YSFRI2023 chromosome 13, ASM3689809v2, whole genome shotgun sequence and encodes:
- the LOC137651829 gene encoding homeobox protein 2-like; protein product: MQKKKKKKKKIIFTLRGRVPDPPTSMPSMKGILFHRSSSLHIILHLVSPSDSLPPPQSSLTNSSHDLLTPSPPSILNTCPRHLSRSTGEDNKDKDEDRNNDNFDNNFDDDDDNFNNNFDDDDDNFDNTLDDDNFDNFDDNDYNFDTNFDDDDTFDNNFDVDDDNFDNNFDDDDDNFDNNFDDDDDNFDNNNDNFDINFDDDDNNLDNNFNDDDDNFDNNFDEDDNNFDNFDDKNSEDDNDIFDNNFDDDDNNFDNNFDDDNDNFDNNFNEDYDNFEDDKDNFYNNFDDDDDNFDDDDDKCDNIFDDDNDNFDNFDDKNFEDDYDNFDNFDDDKNNFDNNFVATKTLTTMIITSTTTLSRR